A genomic region of Aureimonas populi contains the following coding sequences:
- a CDS encoding DUF1289 domain-containing protein, translating to MSDIPDEVWAQAPSPCVDVCKYKRQGRCVGCMMTKAEKDAFPASGGAERKRAFFEALLARLTAEHRNPAFWAIAYRRKCEREGVPCPLDPGPAERQAS from the coding sequence GTGAGCGATATTCCGGACGAAGTCTGGGCGCAGGCTCCCTCTCCCTGCGTCGATGTGTGCAAATACAAGCGGCAGGGCCGCTGCGTGGGCTGCATGATGACGAAGGCGGAGAAGGACGCCTTTCCGGCCTCCGGTGGCGCGGAGCGCAAGCGCGCCTTCTTCGAGGCGCTGCTGGCCAGGCTGACCGCCGAGCACAGGAATCCGGCCTTCTGGGCGATCGCCTATCGCCGCAAATGCGAGCGCGAGGGCGTGCCGTGCCCGCTGGACCCCGGGCCGGCGGAGCGACAGGCGTCATGA
- the ubiG gene encoding bifunctional 2-polyprenyl-6-hydroxyphenol methylase/3-demethylubiquinol 3-O-methyltransferase UbiG: MSHSGATTIDAAEVERFSRLAAEWWNPAGKFKPLHKFNPVRLAYIREEVGLNFGLDPKADRPFEGLSMLDIGCGGGLICEPLARLGASVTGVDASSTNIEVARLHASESGVPVDYRATTAEALDQAGERYDVVLALEVVEHVSDVDLFLTSAANMVKPGGLLFVATINRTFKALTFAIVGAEYVLGWLPKGTHQYSKLVTPAEIKAPVTRAGLAMIDETGVVYHPLADEWRRARDMDVNYMVLARRG; the protein is encoded by the coding sequence ATGAGCCATTCGGGTGCGACGACGATCGACGCGGCGGAGGTCGAGCGCTTCTCGCGCCTTGCCGCCGAATGGTGGAATCCGGCCGGCAAGTTCAAGCCGCTGCACAAGTTCAACCCGGTGCGCCTCGCCTATATCCGCGAGGAGGTGGGCCTGAACTTCGGGCTGGACCCGAAGGCGGATCGCCCCTTCGAGGGCCTGTCCATGCTGGACATCGGCTGCGGCGGCGGGCTCATCTGCGAGCCGCTGGCGCGGCTGGGCGCCAGCGTCACGGGCGTCGATGCCTCCTCCACCAATATCGAGGTCGCGCGGCTCCACGCGAGCGAAAGCGGCGTGCCGGTGGATTACCGCGCCACCACGGCCGAAGCGCTGGACCAGGCCGGCGAGCGCTACGACGTGGTGCTGGCGCTGGAGGTGGTGGAACACGTCTCCGACGTGGACCTGTTCCTCACCTCGGCCGCCAACATGGTGAAGCCCGGGGGCCTCCTCTTCGTCGCCACCATCAACCGCACCTTCAAGGCGCTGACCTTCGCCATCGTGGGGGCGGAGTACGTGCTGGGCTGGCTGCCGAAGGGCACGCATCAATATTCCAAGCTGGTGACGCCGGCCGAGATCAAGGCCCCCGTGACGCGCGCCGGCCTGGCGATGATCGACGAGACCGGCGTCGTCTACCACCCCCTCGCCGACGAATGGCGCCGCGCGAGAGACATGGACGTCAACTACATGGTTCTGGCCAGAAGGGGCTGA
- the grxC gene encoding glutaredoxin 3, protein MPQIVVYTRQFCGYCARAKSLLDQKGAPYEEKDATYEPALRAEMIERSGRSTFPQIFIGQTHVGGCDDLVALDREGRLDALLAD, encoded by the coding sequence ATGCCCCAGATCGTTGTCTACACCCGCCAGTTCTGCGGCTACTGCGCCCGCGCCAAGAGCCTCCTGGACCAGAAGGGCGCGCCCTACGAGGAAAAGGACGCGACCTACGAGCCGGCGCTGCGCGCCGAGATGATCGAGCGCTCCGGCCGCTCGACCTTTCCGCAGATCTTCATCGGGCAGACGCATGTCGGCGGCTGCGACGATCTGGTCGCGCTGGACCGCGAGGGCCGGCTCGACGCGCTGCTGGCGGATTGA
- a CDS encoding ComF family protein: protein MRLRDMLAPIGHFFYPPICPGCEGAVGRGGGLCPGCWSDLAFIERPFCEILCLPFETDHGPGAVSPAAMAEPPAFGRLRAAVIHRDLGARLVSLLKYGDRTDLAPLMAGWMARAGADLLAEAELVVPVPLHRGRLFRRRFNQSADLARRVAGAAGLAYRPLILARVKATRPQVGLGGAARRRNLQGAFAVAKGRRAEIEGRRILLVDDVFTTGTTVSSAAAVLRRAGAAGVDVLTFSRVAQAGA, encoded by the coding sequence ATGCGGCTGCGCGACATGCTGGCGCCCATCGGGCACTTCTTCTACCCGCCCATCTGCCCCGGCTGCGAAGGCGCGGTGGGGCGCGGGGGCGGGCTTTGCCCCGGCTGCTGGAGCGACCTTGCCTTCATCGAGCGCCCCTTCTGCGAGATTCTCTGCCTGCCCTTCGAGACGGACCACGGGCCGGGCGCGGTCTCCCCGGCCGCGATGGCCGAGCCGCCGGCCTTCGGGCGGCTGCGCGCTGCCGTCATCCACCGCGATCTCGGCGCGCGGCTGGTCTCGCTCCTGAAATACGGCGACCGGACCGACCTGGCGCCCCTGATGGCCGGGTGGATGGCGCGCGCGGGCGCCGATCTTCTGGCCGAGGCCGAGCTGGTGGTGCCCGTGCCGCTGCATCGCGGCCGCCTCTTCCGGCGCCGGTTCAACCAGTCGGCCGATCTGGCGCGGCGCGTGGCCGGGGCGGCGGGGCTCGCCTACCGCCCGCTTATCCTCGCCCGCGTGAAGGCCACGCGCCCGCAGGTGGGGCTCGGCGGCGCGGCGCGGCGGCGGAACCTTCAGGGCGCCTTCGCGGTGGCGAAGGGCCGGCGGGCCGAGATCGAGGGCCGGCGCATCCTCCTCGTCGACGACGTGTTCACCACGGGCACCACCGTTTCGAGCGCAGCCGCCGTCCTGAGACGCGCCGGCGCGGCCGGGGTGGATGTGCTGACCTTCTCAAGGGTTGCGCAAGCGGGCGCGTGA
- a CDS encoding (deoxy)nucleoside triphosphate pyrophosphohydrolase, whose protein sequence is MPVSRLLLVAACALLDTDNRILLAERPQGKSLAGLWEFPGGKVEPGETPEATLVRELEEEIGIVTKPECLAPLTFASHAYEGFHLLMPLYVCRRYEGIAMPREGQRLKWVRAGQLRDYPMPPADLPLIPHLVELLGR, encoded by the coding sequence ATGCCCGTTTCCCGCCTCCTCCTCGTCGCCGCCTGCGCCCTGCTCGACACGGACAACCGCATTCTCCTGGCCGAGCGGCCGCAGGGCAAGTCGCTGGCGGGGCTGTGGGAGTTTCCCGGCGGCAAGGTGGAGCCTGGCGAGACGCCGGAGGCGACGCTGGTCCGCGAACTGGAGGAGGAGATCGGCATCGTGACGAAGCCGGAGTGCCTGGCCCCGCTCACCTTCGCCAGCCATGCCTATGAGGGCTTCCACCTGCTCATGCCCCTCTATGTCTGCCGCCGCTACGAGGGCATCGCCATGCCGCGCGAGGGCCAGCGGCTGAAATGGGTGCGCGCCGGCCAGTTGCGCGACTACCCCATGCCCCCCGCCGACCTGCCCCTGATTCCGCATCTGGTCGAACTGCTGGGGCGCTGA
- a CDS encoding aspartate kinase, with protein MARLVLKFGGTSVADIDRIANVARHVKREVDAGHQVAVVVSAMSGKTNELVEWCRQASPMHDAREYDAVVASGEQVTAGLLAITLQRMGVNARSWTGWQIPIRTDGQHGAARIQEIEGAEIVRRFGEGQVAVVAGFQGIAPDNRIATLGRGGSDTSAVALAAALKADRCDIYTDVDGVYTTDPRIEPKARRMARISFEEMLEMASLGAKVLQVRSVELAMVHKVRTFVRSSFEDPDAPGMGDLLNPPGTLICDEDEIVEQQVVTGIAYAKDEAQISLRRVEDRPGVAASIFGPLAEAGVNVDMIVQNVSEDGTRTDMTFTVPAGDLPKAVKVIEDARSEMRFDVIQSDKGLTKVSVIGIGMRSHTGVAATAFKALADRGINIRAITTSEIKISILIDGEFSELAVRTLHSVYGLDKAPV; from the coding sequence ATGGCCCGTCTCGTTCTGAAATTCGGCGGCACCTCGGTCGCCGACATCGACCGCATCGCCAATGTCGCGCGCCACGTCAAACGCGAGGTCGATGCCGGCCATCAGGTCGCCGTGGTGGTCTCGGCCATGTCCGGCAAGACCAACGAGCTGGTGGAATGGTGCCGGCAGGCCTCGCCGATGCACGACGCGCGCGAGTACGATGCCGTGGTGGCCTCCGGCGAGCAGGTGACGGCGGGGCTCCTGGCGATCACGCTCCAGCGCATGGGCGTGAACGCGCGCTCCTGGACCGGCTGGCAGATCCCCATCCGCACGGACGGCCAGCACGGCGCCGCGCGCATCCAGGAGATCGAGGGCGCGGAAATCGTGCGCCGCTTCGGCGAGGGGCAGGTGGCCGTGGTCGCCGGCTTCCAGGGCATCGCGCCCGACAACCGCATCGCCACGCTGGGGCGCGGCGGCTCCGACACCTCGGCCGTGGCGCTGGCCGCCGCGCTGAAGGCGGACCGCTGCGACATCTATACGGACGTGGACGGCGTCTACACCACCGACCCGCGCATCGAGCCCAAGGCCCGGCGCATGGCGCGCATCTCCTTCGAGGAGATGCTGGAGATGGCCTCGCTCGGCGCCAAGGTGCTGCAGGTGCGCTCGGTGGAACTGGCCATGGTCCACAAGGTGCGCACCTTCGTGCGGTCCTCCTTCGAGGACCCGGACGCCCCCGGCATGGGCGATTTACTCAATCCGCCCGGAACCCTCATTTGCGACGAGGACGAGATCGTGGAACAGCAGGTCGTCACCGGCATCGCCTACGCCAAGGACGAGGCGCAGATCTCGCTGCGCCGCGTGGAGGACCGCCCAGGCGTCGCCGCCTCCATCTTCGGGCCGCTGGCCGAGGCCGGGGTCAACGTGGACATGATCGTGCAGAACGTCTCCGAGGACGGCACGCGCACCGACATGACCTTCACCGTGCCGGCCGGCGACCTGCCCAAGGCGGTCAAGGTCATCGAGGACGCCCGCTCCGAGATGCGCTTCGACGTCATCCAGTCCGACAAGGGGCTGACCAAGGTCTCGGTGATCGGCATCGGCATGAGGAGCCACACGGGCGTGGCGGCCACGGCCTTCAAGGCGCTGGCCGATCGCGGCATCAACATCCGCGCCATCACCACCTCCGAGATCAAGATATCCATCCTGATCGACGGCGAGTTCTCCGAGCTCGCGGTGCGGACCTTGCATTCCGTCTACGGTCTCGACAAAGCTCCGGTCTGA
- a CDS encoding carbon-nitrogen hydrolase family protein, with the protein MPTRFKAAVVQMRSGLDPAGNIEALERLVGEAARAGAHYVQTPEMTGALCREREQLLANLRDEDEDPVVTAASGLARTHGIVLHIGSSAVAAPGGMAANRAFLFGPDGARIQTYDKIHMFDVDLDNGESWRESRTYAPGARASLADIAPGGAEARLGFAVCYDMRFPEIFRAQALAGAQILTAPAAFTRQTGEAHWHVLLRARAIENGAFMVAAAQGGLHEDGRETYGHSLIVDPWGRVIAEVDGDEPGIALAEIDMAEVASARGKIPALKNRRPFTVGEPAGAAGA; encoded by the coding sequence ATGCCCACACGCTTCAAGGCCGCCGTGGTGCAGATGCGCTCGGGCTTGGACCCCGCCGGCAACATCGAGGCGCTGGAGCGCCTTGTGGGCGAGGCGGCGCGCGCGGGCGCCCATTACGTGCAGACGCCCGAGATGACCGGCGCGCTCTGCCGGGAGCGCGAGCAGCTTCTGGCGAATTTGAGGGATGAGGACGAGGACCCCGTCGTAACGGCGGCCTCGGGCCTGGCCCGGACGCACGGCATCGTCCTGCATATCGGCTCGAGCGCGGTGGCCGCGCCGGGCGGCATGGCCGCCAACCGCGCCTTCCTGTTCGGGCCCGACGGCGCGCGCATCCAGACCTACGACAAGATCCACATGTTCGACGTGGATCTCGACAATGGCGAGAGCTGGCGCGAATCGCGCACCTATGCGCCGGGCGCCAGGGCGAGCCTTGCCGACATCGCGCCCGGCGGCGCCGAGGCGCGGCTGGGCTTCGCCGTGTGCTACGACATGCGCTTTCCCGAAATCTTCCGGGCGCAGGCGCTGGCGGGCGCGCAGATCCTGACGGCGCCCGCCGCCTTCACCCGGCAGACGGGCGAGGCGCATTGGCACGTGCTGCTGCGCGCCCGCGCCATCGAGAACGGCGCCTTCATGGTGGCGGCCGCCCAGGGCGGGCTGCATGAGGACGGGCGAGAGACCTACGGCCATTCGCTGATCGTCGATCCATGGGGGCGGGTGATCGCGGAGGTGGACGGCGACGAACCGGGCATCGCGCTGGCCGAGATCGACATGGCCGAGGTCGCCTCCGCGCGCGGCAAGATTCCCGCCCTGAAGAACCGGCGCCCCTTCACGGTGGGCGAGCCGGCCGGGGCTGCCGGCGCATGA
- a CDS encoding serine hydrolase domain-containing protein, translating into MASRPHAALIGADGRVIVESSRDFVPWWSFTKTLIATLALKLAGEGRLDLDAPMHDPRYTLRQVLHHTAGLPDYAGLAAYQAAVAAEEAPWSDGELLSRTEARRLRFEPGEGWRYSNIGYLLARRRLEAAGGRSLASLLRETIFLPLSLTEPVLAETASDMAGLALPPPHAYDPGWVFHGTVIGPAGDAARCLHAILEGGLLAPRELGQLLAIRSLGGPLPERPWLATGYGLGVMAGPVPGAEAAGHSAGGPGSVGAVYRFKGAGRTAIAAVFGDYRHEGEAEFEAMRLASR; encoded by the coding sequence ATGGCTTCCCGTCCCCATGCGGCGCTGATCGGCGCCGATGGACGCGTCATCGTCGAATCCTCTCGTGACTTCGTGCCATGGTGGAGCTTCACCAAGACGCTCATCGCCACGCTGGCCCTGAAGCTTGCGGGAGAGGGGCGCCTCGATCTCGACGCGCCCATGCACGATCCGCGCTACACGCTTCGCCAGGTGCTGCACCACACCGCCGGCCTGCCGGACTATGCGGGTCTTGCGGCCTACCAGGCGGCGGTCGCGGCCGAAGAGGCCCCCTGGAGCGACGGCGAGCTCCTGTCCCGCACCGAGGCGCGCAGGCTCCGCTTCGAGCCCGGCGAAGGCTGGCGATATTCCAATATCGGCTATCTCCTGGCCCGCCGCCGCCTCGAGGCGGCGGGTGGCCGATCACTCGCCTCGCTGCTGCGCGAAACCATCTTCCTTCCGCTGTCGCTCACCGAACCGGTCCTGGCCGAGACGGCCTCGGACATGGCCGGCCTCGCCCTCCCGCCGCCTCATGCCTACGATCCCGGCTGGGTCTTCCATGGAACGGTCATCGGCCCGGCAGGCGATGCGGCCCGCTGCCTCCACGCAATTCTGGAGGGCGGGTTGCTGGCGCCGCGGGAACTCGGCCAGCTTCTCGCCATCCGCTCGCTCGGCGGCCCCCTCCCCGAACGGCCCTGGCTCGCCACGGGCTACGGGCTGGGCGTGATGGCCGGGCCGGTGCCGGGGGCGGAGGCGGCGGGCCATTCCGCCGGCGGACCCGGTAGCGTCGGGGCAGTCTACCGCTTCAAGGGCGCGGGGCGCACCGCCATCGCCGCCGTCTTCGGAGACTATCGCCACGAGGGCGAAGCCGAGTTCGAGGCGATGCGCCTCGCCTCTCGCTAA
- a CDS encoding DUF1289 domain-containing protein: protein MSESKRAKVWKKAPSPCIGVCKFRDEGRCLGCQMTRPEKKAFKRLKKKAHKMAFFHELMGRLEARGRLAYWTRMYRRRCERRERPCPLDRLESEREAA, encoded by the coding sequence TTGAGCGAGTCCAAACGGGCGAAGGTCTGGAAGAAGGCCCCCAGCCCCTGCATCGGCGTGTGCAAGTTCCGCGACGAAGGGCGATGCCTGGGCTGCCAGATGACGCGGCCGGAGAAGAAAGCCTTCAAGCGGCTGAAGAAGAAGGCGCACAAGATGGCCTTCTTCCACGAGCTGATGGGGCGGCTGGAGGCGAGGGGGCGGCTGGCCTACTGGACGCGCATGTACCGGCGCCGATGCGAGCGCCGCGAACGGCCTTGCCCGCTCGACAGGCTGGAAAGCGAGCGCGAGGCTGCCTAA
- a CDS encoding DUF1178 family protein → MIHFQLRCEPAGHGFDGWFRSGEDFDAQCARGLVQCPACGSQSVAKALMAPALATGKEAPAASGPQAVTGAPAELARAYAKLQEMAREVRANSEYVGRDFAQEARRIHFGEAQERRIYGEASGAEVKALAEDGIPALPLPALPEDGH, encoded by the coding sequence ATGATCCACTTCCAGCTTCGTTGCGAGCCCGCCGGCCACGGCTTCGACGGGTGGTTCCGATCGGGCGAGGATTTCGACGCGCAGTGCGCGCGCGGCCTCGTGCAGTGCCCGGCCTGCGGCTCGCAGAGCGTTGCCAAGGCGCTCATGGCCCCCGCGCTCGCCACAGGGAAGGAGGCGCCCGCCGCCTCCGGCCCGCAGGCCGTGACGGGCGCTCCGGCCGAGCTGGCCCGGGCCTATGCGAAATTGCAGGAGATGGCGCGCGAGGTGCGGGCGAACTCCGAATATGTCGGCCGCGATTTCGCGCAGGAGGCGCGGCGCATCCATTTCGGCGAGGCGCAGGAGCGGCGCATCTATGGCGAGGCGTCGGGCGCGGAAGTGAAGGCGCTGGCCGAGGATGGCATCCCCGCCCTGCCGCTGCCGGCGCTGCCCGAGGACGGGCATTGA
- a CDS encoding Dps family protein, translating into MGLVAAKIEPSAKEDIVGGLTQALAETAVETLKAQNFHWNVTGMAFGPLHELFQKIYEDHFEAQDTLAERIKAFDVHAEGRYSVYLERSAIEEHDGRTDARTMIEVLLKDQETLSSTLSALAQVAEEHGDWATNDLATNRIEVHDKFAWFLRAHLKTTAA; encoded by the coding sequence ATGGGACTGGTCGCAGCCAAGATCGAGCCGAGCGCCAAGGAAGACATCGTCGGCGGGCTGACGCAGGCGCTTGCCGAGACCGCCGTGGAAACCCTCAAGGCGCAGAACTTCCACTGGAACGTCACCGGCATGGCCTTCGGCCCCCTGCACGAGCTGTTCCAGAAGATCTACGAGGACCATTTCGAGGCGCAGGACACGCTGGCCGAGCGCATCAAGGCGTTCGACGTTCATGCCGAAGGCCGCTATTCGGTCTATCTGGAGCGCTCCGCCATCGAGGAGCATGACGGGCGCACCGACGCCCGGACCATGATCGAGGTGCTCCTGAAGGATCAGGAGACCCTGTCCTCCACGCTTTCGGCGCTGGCGCAGGTAGCCGAGGAGCATGGCGACTGGGCGACCAACGACCTGGCCACGAACCGCATCGAGGTTCACGACAAGTTCGCCTGGTTCCTGCGCGCGCACCTGAAGACCACCGCCGCCTGA
- a CDS encoding methyltransferase domain-containing protein, translating into MEPSGQPFDRQLLARRRALRGRSGRATFLAERVGEELAERLSLVQRVFETGADLGHDGGELARRLSAGGQVRQLVRMDAPGAARGGEAWRVVADEEALPFADSSLDLLTSNLSLHLTNDTPGVFAQARRALKPDGLFLAALLGGETLGELRSALLSAEAELSGGASPRVLPFIELRDAGALLQRSGFALPVIDQERLTVRYPSMFELMADIRAMGMANILHARARRPATRGLFLRAAQIYAERFADPDGRVRATFDVVYLSGWKPHESQQKPLRPGSAKASLAEALAPQQAPRIEPSGK; encoded by the coding sequence TTGGAACCGTCCGGCCAGCCGTTCGACCGCCAGCTTCTGGCCCGCAGGCGCGCGCTTCGCGGCCGGTCCGGCCGCGCGACCTTCCTGGCCGAGCGGGTGGGCGAGGAGCTGGCCGAGCGCCTTTCCCTCGTGCAGCGCGTGTTCGAGACGGGCGCCGATCTCGGCCATGACGGGGGCGAGCTGGCGCGGCGCCTCTCCGCCGGCGGGCAGGTGCGCCAACTCGTGCGCATGGATGCGCCGGGCGCGGCGCGTGGCGGCGAGGCGTGGCGCGTCGTCGCCGACGAGGAGGCCCTGCCCTTCGCCGATTCGAGCCTCGACCTCCTCACCTCCAATCTCTCGCTGCATCTCACCAACGACACGCCCGGCGTCTTCGCGCAGGCGCGGCGCGCGCTGAAGCCGGACGGCCTGTTCCTCGCCGCCCTCCTCGGCGGCGAGACGCTGGGGGAGCTGCGCTCGGCGCTGCTCTCGGCAGAGGCCGAGCTTTCGGGCGGCGCCTCGCCGCGCGTCCTGCCCTTCATCGAGCTTCGCGACGCGGGCGCGCTTCTTCAGCGCTCGGGCTTCGCGCTGCCGGTCATCGACCAGGAACGGCTGACCGTGCGCTACCCGTCCATGTTCGAGCTGATGGCGGATATCCGCGCCATGGGCATGGCCAACATTTTGCACGCGCGGGCGCGCCGGCCGGCCACGCGCGGCCTGTTCCTGCGCGCGGCGCAGATCTATGCGGAGCGGTTCGCCGATCCGGACGGGCGCGTGCGCGCCACCTTCGATGTGGTGTACCTGTCCGGCTGGAAGCCGCATGAGAGCCAGCAGAAGCCGCTGCGGCCCGGCAGCGCCAAGGCCAGCCTCGCCGAGGCGCTGGCGCCTCAGCAGGCGCCGCGTATCGAGCCGTCGGGGAAATAG
- the ptsP gene encoding phosphoenolpyruvate--protein phosphotransferase, with the protein MRSDSLGPRVLLRKMRELMADPLDPQARLDEIVRQIAATMAAEVCSLYVLRADGVLELYATQGLNPGSVHLAQLRLGEGLVGTIAATARPLNLNDAQKHPAFTYLPETGEEIYNSFLGVPILRAGRTLGTLVIQNRANRLYRDEEAEALETVAMVVAEMIAAGSLEGVSRPGVVLDLSRPAHFEGTGLAEGIGLGHVVLHEPRVVVTNLFNEDVEAEIDRLHKALAELRISVEDMLARRDMAADGEHRAVLEAYRMFAHDRGWVRRLEEAVRNGLTAEASVEKVQSDMRARMMHMSDPYIRERLNDFDDLANRLLRQLMGRGDDPFAPETQGDAILVCRSMGAAELLDYRREQVRGLVLEEGAATSHVVIVARALGIPVVGQAKGVVSMAENGDAILVDGEEGIVHLRPPADVESVFAERVEFRARRQERYRALRDTPARSRDGQDVDLMMNAGLLVDLPHLDQAGAAGIGLFRTELQFMIASAMPRASEQERFYAAVLEAAGERPVTFRTLDIGGDKVLPYLHQSPEENPALGYRALRLALDRPGLMRTQLRALMRAASGRDLRIMVPMVSDLSEMRQARDLISREFKHLTRFGHHLPHRLQLGAMIEVPSILYQLDELMQLVDFVSVGSNDLFQFFFAVDRGNAQVANRFDDLSPPFAKALRDIVEAGRRNSVGVTLCGEMAGRPLSAMALLGLGFRSISMTSSAIGPVKAMLIELDIADLEAKMTAFLADGRRRTTLRRFLEDYATSHSIPL; encoded by the coding sequence ATGCGAAGCGATTCCCTAGGGCCCCGCGTCCTCTTGCGCAAGATGCGCGAACTGATGGCCGATCCGCTGGACCCCCAGGCGCGGCTGGACGAGATCGTGCGGCAGATCGCCGCGACGATGGCGGCCGAGGTGTGCTCGCTCTACGTGCTGCGCGCCGACGGGGTGCTGGAGCTCTACGCCACGCAGGGCCTCAATCCGGGCTCGGTGCATCTGGCGCAACTGCGCCTCGGCGAGGGCCTTGTGGGCACCATCGCCGCCACGGCCCGGCCGCTCAACCTCAACGACGCGCAGAAGCACCCCGCCTTCACCTACCTGCCGGAGACGGGCGAGGAGATCTACAACTCGTTCCTGGGCGTGCCCATCCTGCGCGCCGGCCGGACGCTGGGCACGCTCGTCATCCAGAACCGCGCCAACCGCCTCTACCGCGACGAGGAGGCCGAGGCGCTGGAGACGGTGGCCATGGTCGTGGCCGAGATGATCGCCGCCGGGAGCCTGGAAGGCGTCTCGCGGCCGGGCGTCGTGCTCGACCTTTCGCGGCCGGCCCATTTCGAGGGCACGGGGCTGGCGGAGGGCATCGGGCTCGGCCACGTGGTGTTGCACGAGCCGCGCGTCGTCGTCACCAACCTCTTCAACGAGGATGTCGAGGCCGAGATCGACCGCCTGCACAAGGCCCTGGCGGAGCTGCGCATCTCGGTGGAGGACATGCTGGCGCGCCGCGACATGGCGGCGGACGGCGAGCATCGCGCGGTGCTGGAGGCCTACCGCATGTTCGCCCATGACCGGGGCTGGGTGCGCCGGCTGGAGGAGGCCGTGCGCAACGGCCTGACGGCCGAGGCCTCGGTCGAGAAGGTGCAGAGCGACATGCGCGCGCGCATGATGCACATGAGCGACCCCTATATCCGCGAGCGGCTGAACGATTTCGACGACCTGGCCAACCGCCTGCTGCGCCAGCTCATGGGCCGCGGCGACGACCCCTTCGCGCCCGAGACGCAGGGCGACGCCATCCTCGTGTGCCGCTCCATGGGCGCGGCCGAGCTTCTGGACTACCGCCGCGAGCAGGTGCGCGGCCTCGTGCTGGAGGAGGGCGCGGCCACGAGCCACGTGGTGATCGTGGCGCGCGCGCTGGGCATTCCGGTGGTGGGGCAGGCCAAGGGCGTCGTCTCCATGGCCGAGAACGGCGATGCGATCCTCGTCGACGGCGAGGAGGGCATCGTGCATCTGCGCCCGCCCGCCGACGTGGAGAGCGTCTTTGCCGAACGCGTCGAGTTCCGCGCGCGGCGCCAGGAGCGCTACCGCGCGCTGCGCGACACGCCCGCCCGCTCGCGCGACGGGCAGGACGTGGACCTGATGATGAATGCCGGGCTGCTGGTGGACCTGCCGCATCTGGACCAGGCCGGGGCGGCGGGCATCGGCCTCTTCCGCACCGAGCTTCAGTTCATGATCGCCTCGGCCATGCCGCGCGCCAGCGAGCAGGAGCGCTTCTACGCCGCGGTGCTGGAGGCGGCGGGCGAGCGGCCCGTGACCTTCCGCACCCTCGATATCGGCGGCGACAAGGTGCTGCCCTATCTGCACCAGTCGCCGGAGGAGAACCCCGCGCTCGGCTACCGGGCGCTGCGGCTGGCGCTGGACCGGCCGGGGCTGATGCGCACGCAACTGCGCGCGCTGATGCGCGCGGCGAGCGGGCGCGACCTGCGCATCATGGTGCCGATGGTTTCCGACCTGTCGGAGATGCGCCAGGCGCGCGATCTCATCAGCCGCGAGTTCAAGCACCTCACGCGCTTCGGCCACCACCTGCCGCACCGGCTGCAACTGGGCGCGATGATCGAGGTCCCCTCGATCCTCTACCAGCTCGACGAGCTGATGCAGCTCGTCGATTTCGTCTCCGTGGGCTCCAACGACCTGTTCCAGTTCTTCTTCGCGGTGGACCGGGGCAACGCGCAGGTGGCGAACCGCTTCGACGACCTGTCTCCGCCCTTCGCCAAGGCGCTGAGGGACATCGTGGAGGCGGGGCGGCGCAATTCGGTGGGCGTGACGCTGTGCGGCGAGATGGCCGGGCGTCCGCTCTCGGCCATGGCGCTGCTCGGGCTCGGCTTCCGCTCCATCTCCATGACCTCCTCGGCCATCGGCCCGGTGAAGGCGATGCTGATCGAACTCGACATCGCCGATCTCGAGGCGAAGATGACGGCCTTCCTCGCGGACGGACGGCGGCGCACCACGCTGCGCCGCTTCCTCGAGGACTACGCGACGAGCCACTCCATCCCCCTTTGA